The segment ATAAACACGGGGTAGTCTGCTAAGACGTTAAACATGGAGTTGTATTGTATAAGACAATAGCTCGACTATGACAGTATATAGAGTCCGCCAGGACAGTAAACATGGGATAGTCCACCAAGATGTTAAACAAAAGTTtgtattgtgtaagaccatagctcagtTAAGTTTTAACATTTAAGATCATTGTAGATATTCAGTCatatttcttttatcattttcatttcttttaacttTCCCTGCAGCTGCTCGGTGAAAGCCCACCAACATATCTTTGCAGTCCCCAAGGATTACTGAAACTGGCATGGATTACCTCCCTTATTGGAAAAATCTTCTTTTCTATTGGTATGCAACATTTGAAGAAACAATTCTGTTTTCACCACCTGTACAGCTATATGGTTGCCTCTTATCAGGAAGTTCGACAGAGTCTGTTTAGACCGTATAGTGTATGAGGTGCGATTTAACGGCTAAAGAGTATGAATACGAAGTGCTACTTGTCCCCTTCTGATTTCTATAGCGTATATGGTCTGTGTCTGGTCCtgtcttttcttttttctcttcaaCTTTTCCGGTATATTCTTTACAAACATAACTCATATTGCTCTGCAACTGTGTTAAATTCTTGCAGACTGGACCACGGAAAATTCATTTAAACTGTCACAATCCTCAGCCAGAAGTTATAAGATCATTTTACCTATTTTAGAATAAGTGTATATTTAAGGCTGAAAATTGGGAATAACTTAATGAGCTGTGATTTTTAATATACTGTTTCAACTGTGTAACCATTTGATTAAAGCTAGTTAAGATCTGTCTGCCCCTACCTTATTTTTTTCCCTAACTGGGGGACAGAAGTTGAATTACAAAAGCTTTTGTAGCATTATCGTATAATCTACAACCTTTTTAACCCCTGCTTTGTCATTTTTTGTTAATGTTGGAAACTAAATCCAAAAATAACAACAAAAGGTTCATCTGAATTCGGATAATGAAAATGTACAGAAAATAGAAACTTGGTTGGCTAGATATTAGCAGCCGTAGCCTTTTCGGCAACGTAGGGAACCAGCAAACTGAGCTGTCTTTGTTAGAAGTGAAGATGGTCTTGCCACCATGCTTGATGCTTTTATGTAGCTTTCTGAAGCTTCTTCTCCAGAAGGTGTGAAAAAAGCACCATTAAGCATCATATCTCCTTCTGATCTCCAATTCCAGTTCTTCCACTCATCAAAGTAGCTTTCACGTTTCGTCAcctgattaaaaaaataaataaattgttgaCAGAAATATGGTAACCTATGGAGTAATTTTTTGCTTAAGTCTTTTAGctcttttattttatgttagGATGGAGTTAGTATAGGTACATTCGGGTGGAGAAACTTGCCTCCTTTGAATAATTGCTATCTGATGCTACGAATACATTCCCTTGGCTATTGATTGTCGGGTTGGCACTTCCTCCGATTGCATACATCTGCCAACCGGTGTATACATTGTTAACAATGTGAAAATATCCATGCCTGCACCTGAAACATTTTGACTACGTGTTTAGATATCCATTTATATTGTGCTACTTGTGTGTGCATATTGCTGCAGGCGAATGCTACCTCGGCATTCTCTGAACCAGGCCTTCCCCAAAGTAGTTGAAAGCTATTGTTACTTGCATGTTCTTGTCATCAAGGAACTCATCACTATGACCCATAAGCATGACTTCATTGTGATGTAGCATATAGTTGTTAGAGATTGTTATGGATGTTGAACCATACGTGGCATCAATGAGCCCGTCATAACAATTTGCTAGTGTGCAGTGATCAATCCACACATCCCGCGAGCCAAATATCGAGATCCCATCTCCATCAGATCCACTGTGAGGAAACGGGTCCCACACCATTGCATACCCTGACGGTAAGCACTTATGTATGTAGATGTTATGTATGATTACATTACTCACATTGTGTAACGTTATGCACGGTCCACTTGTGATTTGGATGTCGTGTCCTCTTCCATCGATGGTCTTGTACGAGTTGATCAGCAGTTGTTCTCTTAGGTTTATGACCATGTCATGATCAAAGATGATCCACAGAGGTTCAGTTTGAATAACTGCATGACGTAATGTACCTGGAGTTGGATTTAGGGGATCATCATTACCTGAATCCGTGACTACATAAACATCACCATCTCGACCCCCAATGGCATTTTTCCCGAACCCAACCGCACAATCAGCTAGCTTTCTCCGGTTGGCTTCCCATTCAGGGTCACACCTCCAGCAATCATCTATAGGATTACCAGTTCTACATTGTTCCATATCCAACTGCCTTCTTGTTGAGTACCTATTTAGATGCCAtgtcacattatcgaaacttcATTAGAAAAATACGAGAAAATCATTAGGTCGAGAATGAAGCTCCGGAGAACCGGAGCAACTCACCTAGGTACTGGTTCTGATATTTGCTGAGGAACATGTCTAGAGAATGTTAAGGTAGCATGTAAGCATATGAGTAGGGAAACTAGATAGAACCTTGCCATCTCAAGGAAGCTTTTAGCTACAATGGAGAGAtgactattttttatattaacgtTTACACATTGcatgattttatatatattatcatgaACAATATATTCATTATACTAAAAAAATGTCCTCAATGCATTAATTAGCAAAATTCGTATAAGAAAAAACATAGGAATTGAATGATGCTGTGAAAAGCTGGTTAGATTTCCCACTTGGATAGCTGCACATTGAAGGAGGTGATTTATAGTGTAAAATCTTTGCTCCATTTTAAGGACTTGGCCAGTAATGGCGACCGAATAGTTAGGTTCACAGGGACTAGCAAGCTAGCTGGATGGCTGGCTGGTTGGCTTGCcttttcttttttcccttttttggTTTTAAGAttggttaaaatatgccataagtcCATGTACTCTTCattaatttagaatttagtcccccaatctttttaattttaaaatttaagtccaaCTGTTAATCATTGTTAAaactattttattaaattcaagttcattacaaTGGGTAAAAGTAACATGGAGGCCCTTGTAGTAAGAGTAGAATTGTATTTTGCCCCCTTTGCtaaaaaaaatgaacaaattagtctacatatgttagatcaaagagcaaattaaaccttatattaaaaattttattcatttctaTAATTAAAAACTGATCCATATACGTTAAAATGATGTACATATAACATGCCACGTGTAACTTTTTGTTTATCATGTCAATTGCATcggtttttaacagtaaaaataggTGAAATTTTCAACATAAAGAACTAATTTGCACTTTGAATTATTCTACAATgactaattttttcatttttgagtAAAAGGAccttcatggtacttttacccattacaatgtcatttttttattataaaatgccACCCTAATTAAATTCAACCGTGTTAACAGTTGAAcctaaaaattaaaactaaaaaagtAAGATTAAATTCCAGGAAATAAAagtattaggattaaattgtaaatttatgaaTAGTACAAGTACTTAtatatagcatattttaagctttAGGATTTTGTAGGCTTTATATCCTTGAAAATCATAGAAGATGGTCTATGGGTGAGGAAATGTCGGGTGCAAAGGAGTCAGAAATTTGAATCATTTAAAGTCATTACGGCTATAATCTAATGTCTAAATCCATTCGAAATTTCACATGCTTTATACGTAATTGTGTTGCTAAGTTCTTAATCCAGTGACAGTTGATGTTGCCGGTTGGTCGATGTTGCCGGTTGGTCAAGTGGCACCACCCTTTTTTCAGCACAGTCAATCAtcaccttttaaaaaaaaaatggtgtCTTCACTATGTCAGGCGGCACTCATATTATTCGAAATACCTGTGAAAATACGGATATTCACGATGGAAGTCAGCAAAAATTATTTagcgaaaaaagaaaaaaaaattgtatattttataaaaaaagtggcttgaaaaaatagaaagaaaaccaTAGGTGATTTGAAAGATTTGAtcattgttttaaatgatttggAGTAGACTATTGGGAGATCTAAACCATAACGAGAAggaaatctcttttttttttttgtttttgtgtgtGTCGAAATAGGCAAGAAAAGCCACCATAAATGGAGTCGGCTAttgttttaatgatttatattaattaaaatttaaaatattaaaatattcgtCTCCTATATTTTTTCTAGTATTTATCTTTcgcaacaaagaagaaaaaacttatcaaaatccAATGCAAAATTAATTCGAGAAAGATTAAAATATGTTGTTAGTCcgataaaatttgagatttaacaTCTATACATTAAAATTCAATCTTTTTATCTTTTCAATTAAAGAAACCCGGTTCAATCATTATTATAGTTAgttgtttcaatcaaacatatTTACTTTCCATTCATTATATGTCGCGTCATATAAGGGTAACTTAATCAatatgctaaattgataaattttgattgaaaatACTTACGATTTTAATTATTGGGCTGAGATttttaaatcgagaaaataagagttaattttaacattttaaatacaaggattaaatattaaaatttgtcaAACTATAAGGACTaatggcatattttaacctttgagaatatatatatatattataaattcaaAGAGTTGATACAACCACTTTTTCTAGCTATTAAAGTGTTGAAAAGCTTTCCATGTTTAGCTGTGTATTTATTGGTGTCGTTTGTGGTGAAGTTTAGAAAAGGACTGTACAACGTGACCCTCATTTTAAACACAATCCAATCCATAGGGTTTAGGGTTTGGATTCTGTCTTTTTGTCCTTTTCCTTTTTTTGTAGGTTTCTTTTAGGATTACAAATTAAATTATtcgaatttgaaataaaaaaaattaaggataaactattaaaattgttaattttatttgttttgggttatattttagtaatttatgcttaaaatgttatgttttagtcatttttgttatcgtgttgtaacattttagtcatcgAGTAATTAATTATCGTTAATGGTGTAACGGTAAGTTGAtctggcacgttaaatcatcatttcaaacgaaaattttaggttaaattctagccttttatttttttcattttgaataatttaatttttttcttttatgttctttttaaattttttttccattctttTGCTTCTCCCTTTATTTTCCTCCTTCATTTTCtttaacgtagtttttctatgttttctatttgttaaaactagttcaTAAGCTCGCATtgcttaaaaaaaattaaattgttcaaaaaataaaagtatagggataaattttaacaaatgaaaaatataaaaaatgcatTAAAAAATGGAGAAGAGAGGAAAATAGAGAGTGAAGCAGAAGAGAATAGAAAAAatgttaaaagaatataaaagaaaaattaaattattcagaACAAAAAAATATAAGGACCAATTGTAGAAttaaacctaaaatttttgtttgaaataatgatttaacTTGTCTCGTGAGCTTaccgttaacaacaattaatagtTTAGTGGCTAAAATGTTACAAtgcgataacgtaagtgactaaaacgtaatatttcaaacataaatgattaaaatgtaacctgagCTAAATAAAAGTGACAATTTTGGGAGTTTACCCAAATTTAAATTATTGAGTTTGAGTTAAAATACCAACAAATCAAatttgaaaatattaataatttaatattatcagcgcaatttaatttttttctgagAAAAAAAAGTTATGGTAGAATTTCATTCTTGGTACTTGCAAATCTATTGATATCACTTTTCAACTTTTATTAGGTCTGTTTTCATTgcttttagaaaatatttttaaaatatgctGTAAAAAGTgcttatgaaaatttatatgtttCAGATTGcgttgttaaaaatatttttgtagaaataaaatatttattttaaatattatgttgTGAAATAAAATATGACTtcaaataatattcaaattaattaatattatgatatcTTAATAAGAATATTAAATAGATAATTAACTACaactcattattaatattttaatatatgcaataaaaattttaaatattagtaaacaattaatattaattatttgtgcattttaattttaatatataatctacattttaatattattaaaatataataataactacAAATCatttacaaaaaataataattacataATTAAAATGTGTTATAAATTCTTATAttctttataaattaaaattcaattgctAATATCATTATTTTTTGTTATTAAATTTACTAATTACTattatgatatttttaaaattaaaaaattcataaaCATGTAACTAACAAAAATaatattgtaataaaaataattttaacggtgttaacaattaaacttatattttacttgattataataaataataattacttgattttaatctcatatttatcAAATAAGTTAATGAGCTAAACTCGAATTTACATTTTCCGTAAAACCTTTTCAAAGTTCAAACTTGTATTCTCACCTGCGACCACTTCAATAATTCAACCTTTGTTTTTACACATTTGTGATGGTGAAAAGTAATTTATTTGCCACATCCAAGTTTATTTACATCCACTACTAAGTGGTTCCATATCCATTActagaaaataaaaatgaaaagaatccttttgaaaaaagaagaaaatttacaTTGTAACACCATTGAGGGGAGAAAAAACACTGGATTCCAGCATGTCCGAGACTCGAACGTCGAACGGCAGACGGCCAGTTGACGAAAACAAGAATGTTCAACAGTTGAATATGAACACACATaagaaagataaattttaaaCCAATGAACCAAAACAACATCATAGGAACTCACTCTTTTGGCCATTTTGATTTGAAACCTCCATGGATAGGAACAAGCTTTGAATCCAGTTGCATTCAGGTATCATCAACTTGTGAATGAAAAACGAAGCTCGGGAATGTTGTTGTGATGTCCCTGTTTTGAGGATATAGAAGAAAAATCGTTGAAGGTGAGAGCAGACATGGGATGAAACCAAAGTGTTTATCAGGGAATGTTCGGAACTTACTTGAGGTATTGCAGGGTCATGTTTTTCAGAAGGGACGGATGTCGTAAAACAAGGCTTCTCCACTCTTCCTTGTCAATCCTTCCATCGTGTTTCGTATCAGCTTCCTCAAAGGTCTGTTGGAAAATGTAAAAAACAAAGGAAAATGAAAGTTACAAGATATGACATCAAATAAATCAGATTTAAGAGATCAATCACCTTGTCGATTATACTTTCTATAACATCATCCGAAAGGTTCATGCCTGATTCAGCAAGCGTAGCCACTACCATTTGCTTCACCTATATGTAAAAATATAGGTATGAATGACGGAAAGAAGGATCCAAGAAATATAGAATACAAAAGATCAAAACTGGGTAACATACTACTTACTTCCTGCCT is part of the Gossypium arboreum isolate Shixiya-1 chromosome 5, ASM2569848v2, whole genome shotgun sequence genome and harbors:
- the LOC108489711 gene encoding putative pectate lyase 21, producing MQCVNVNIKNSHLSIVAKSFLEMARFYLVSLLICLHATLTFSRHVPQQISEPVPRYSTRRQLDMEQCRTGNPIDDCWRCDPEWEANRRKLADCAVGFGKNAIGGRDGDVYVVTDSGNDDPLNPTPGTLRHAVIQTEPLWIIFDHDMVINLREQLLINSYKTIDGRGHDIQITSGPCITLHNVSNVIIHNIYIHKCLPSGYAMVWDPFPHSGSDGDGISIFGSRDVWIDHCTLANCYDGLIDATYGSTSITISNNYMLHHNEVMLMGHSDEFLDDKNMQVTIAFNYFGEGLVQRMPRCRHGYFHIVNNVYTGWQMYAIGGSANPTINSQGNVFVASDSNYSKEVTKRESYFDEWKNWNWRSEGDMMLNGAFFTPSGEEASESYIKASSMVARPSSLLTKTAQFAGSLRCRKGYGC